A window of the Rhodoluna limnophila genome harbors these coding sequences:
- a CDS encoding putative immunity protein encodes MKLPDTDHLIAAEESLAEAESVLKIFERAEPHDLRPREALAALRLWMRGELAVGPVRDAAFAAHAAARETTNEAARFAARTCGQAASVAHVVTHSWHVKRYADKARESAAIL; translated from the coding sequence ATGAAACTTCCAGACACCGATCACCTCATCGCGGCCGAGGAGTCTTTGGCCGAGGCTGAATCGGTGTTGAAAATTTTTGAACGAGCCGAACCACATGACTTGCGACCGCGAGAAGCCCTAGCTGCGCTGCGGCTTTGGATGCGTGGCGAATTGGCAGTTGGACCAGTGCGAGATGCGGCTTTTGCTGCTCACGCCGCGGCACGAGAAACCACGAACGAGGCGGCCCGATTTGCCGCCCGAACCTGCGGTCAAGCGGCATCAGTCGCCCACGTTGTTACCCACAGCTGGCACGTCAAGCGATACGCCGATAAAGCACGCGAATCTGCTGCCATTCTTTGA
- the gndA gene encoding NADP-dependent phosphogluconate dehydrogenase, with amino-acid sequence MTAQANIGVVGLAVMGSNLARNLASREGNTVAVYNRSFERTELLINEHPEAGFIASETIDEFVASLAKPRTAIIMVQAGKGTDAVISQLTERFEPGDIIVDGGNALFTDTIRREKEVSDKGINFVGAGISGGEEGALKGPSIMPGGSAEAYKTLGPILASIAAIAEGEPCVTHVGTDGAGHFVKMIHNGIEYADMQLIAEAYDILRQAGAYSPAEIAEIFTEWNKGDLESFLIEITAEVLKQVDAKTGKPLVDVILDQAGSKGTGVWTVQTALNLGTPVSGIAEAVFARSLSSQASQRAAVDGLPADATEWSVEDKAAFVEDVRRALYASKLVAYAQGFDAIRAGAKEYNWDINLGAVSKIWRGGCIIRAQFLNRIADAYGKNAELQSLIFDPYFKQAVAESVSSWRTVVSKASLAGIPVPAFASSLSYYDGLRSPRLSAALVQGQRDFFGAHTYKRVDMDGTFHTLWSGDRSEVEQAPSTH; translated from the coding sequence ATGACCGCACAGGCAAACATCGGAGTCGTTGGACTCGCAGTAATGGGTTCAAACTTGGCTCGCAACCTTGCAAGCCGCGAGGGCAACACCGTTGCCGTTTACAACCGCTCATTCGAGCGCACTGAGCTGCTTATCAACGAGCACCCAGAAGCAGGCTTCATTGCATCAGAGACCATCGATGAGTTTGTTGCCTCATTGGCCAAGCCACGCACTGCCATCATCATGGTTCAGGCAGGCAAGGGCACCGATGCAGTTATTTCACAGCTAACCGAGCGTTTTGAGCCAGGCGACATCATCGTTGACGGTGGTAACGCACTATTCACCGACACCATCCGTCGTGAAAAAGAAGTTTCAGACAAGGGCATCAACTTTGTTGGCGCAGGTATCTCAGGCGGTGAAGAAGGCGCTCTAAAGGGTCCATCAATCATGCCTGGTGGTTCAGCCGAGGCGTACAAGACTCTTGGCCCAATCCTGGCTTCAATCGCAGCAATTGCTGAGGGTGAGCCATGTGTTACCCACGTTGGCACCGATGGTGCTGGCCACTTTGTAAAGATGATCCACAACGGCATCGAGTACGCCGACATGCAGCTAATTGCTGAGGCCTACGACATCCTTCGTCAGGCCGGCGCCTACAGCCCAGCCGAGATCGCAGAGATTTTCACCGAGTGGAACAAGGGTGACCTGGAGTCATTCCTAATCGAGATCACCGCTGAGGTTCTAAAGCAGGTTGATGCCAAGACCGGCAAGCCATTGGTTGATGTAATTCTTGACCAGGCTGGCTCAAAGGGAACCGGTGTTTGGACAGTTCAGACCGCATTGAACCTTGGAACCCCGGTTTCAGGTATTGCCGAGGCAGTATTCGCGCGCTCACTTTCATCTCAGGCATCACAGCGTGCCGCAGTTGACGGCCTGCCAGCCGACGCAACCGAGTGGTCAGTAGAAGACAAGGCTGCGTTTGTTGAAGACGTTCGTCGTGCGCTTTACGCTTCAAAGTTGGTTGCCTACGCTCAGGGCTTCGACGCAATTCGCGCCGGCGCCAAGGAGTACAACTGGGACATCAACCTAGGTGCAGTTTCAAAGATCTGGCGCGGCGGCTGCATCATCCGTGCCCAGTTCTTGAACCGCATTGCTGACGCCTACGGTAAGAACGCTGAACTTCAGTCACTGATCTTCGACCCTTACTTCAAGCAGGCAGTTGCTGAGTCAGTTTCATCATGGCGCACCGTGGTTTCAAAGGCTTCACTGGCTGGTATTCCGGTTCCGGCTTTTGCATCGTCACTTTCTTACTACGATGGCCTGCGTTCACCACGCTTGTCAGCCGCTTTGGTTCAGGGTCAGCGCGACTTCTTTGGTGCTCACACCTACAAGCGCGTTGACATGGATGGAACCTTCCACACCCTTTGGTCAGGCGACCGCTCAGAGGTTGAACAGGCTCCAAGCACCCACTAA
- a CDS encoding saccharopine dehydrogenase family protein has protein sequence MRILLVGAGGVGDAIAKIAATRNFYDIFIVSDYDFARAEATIAWIRSRHGDRVASKFLAAKIDASQAAVVAELCLNHKVTHLINAVEPKFVPTIFSAAYTAGVNYIDMALSISEPHETDPFHKTGIKLGDGQFALHDQWERSGKLALIGCGAQPGLSNVFARYAAENMFSEIDEISVKDGGNLTVRDADGNEIFAPHSSIWTTIEECLNPPVVYERSRGWYTTEPFSEPEIFEFPEGIGSLECVNVEHEEVTMLPRFIRANRVSFKYGLGREFIEVLKTLQKLGLDQTKPHRVRSAQGPVDVSPRDIVAAVLPDPAKIGPQMTGKSCVGILVTGKDLDGKDRATFLYHVADNSETMAELDAQCVVAQTAYAPVIALELMATGAWRGAGVVGPEAFDAVPFLDLMASNFGFSQKWVAQERLPASPLRHP, from the coding sequence ATGAGAATCCTTTTGGTTGGCGCCGGCGGTGTTGGCGATGCAATTGCAAAGATTGCCGCAACCCGCAATTTTTACGACATTTTTATCGTTTCTGACTACGATTTTGCCCGCGCTGAAGCCACTATCGCTTGGATTCGGTCTCGCCACGGCGACCGCGTGGCATCGAAGTTTTTAGCAGCCAAGATTGACGCCAGCCAGGCGGCTGTAGTTGCCGAGCTTTGCCTAAATCACAAGGTCACTCACCTGATCAATGCGGTTGAACCTAAGTTTGTACCAACCATCTTTTCGGCCGCCTACACCGCGGGTGTCAACTACATCGATATGGCCCTGAGTATTTCAGAGCCTCACGAGACCGATCCATTCCACAAGACCGGAATCAAGCTTGGCGATGGCCAGTTTGCTTTGCACGACCAGTGGGAGCGCTCTGGCAAGTTGGCACTCATCGGATGCGGCGCCCAGCCTGGTCTATCGAATGTTTTTGCGCGCTATGCCGCTGAGAATATGTTCAGCGAGATCGATGAGATCAGTGTCAAAGACGGCGGAAACCTAACCGTGCGCGATGCCGATGGTAACGAGATTTTCGCTCCGCATTCATCAATCTGGACGACCATCGAAGAGTGCCTAAACCCTCCTGTGGTTTATGAGCGCAGCCGCGGTTGGTACACCACTGAGCCGTTCAGTGAGCCAGAGATTTTTGAGTTCCCAGAGGGCATCGGGTCACTCGAGTGCGTGAATGTTGAGCACGAAGAAGTAACCATGTTGCCGCGTTTCATCCGTGCCAACCGGGTCAGTTTCAAATACGGCTTGGGCCGCGAGTTCATCGAAGTTTTGAAAACCCTGCAAAAACTTGGGCTTGACCAAACCAAGCCGCATCGTGTGCGCTCGGCGCAGGGTCCGGTTGATGTTTCGCCACGCGATATTGTGGCTGCCGTACTGCCAGACCCAGCCAAAATTGGGCCACAGATGACCGGCAAGAGCTGTGTGGGTATTTTGGTCACCGGTAAAGACCTTGATGGCAAGGACCGCGCAACTTTCTTGTATCACGTTGCCGATAATTCTGAGACGATGGCTGAGTTGGATGCCCAGTGTGTGGTTGCTCAAACTGCTTATGCACCGGTTATTGCACTTGAGCTCATGGCTACCGGTGCGTGGCGAGGAGCAGGCGTGGTTGGCCCAGAAGCCTTCGACGCAGTGCCGTTCCTTGACCTAATGGCTTCTAACTTTGGATTCAGCCAAAAGTGGGTTGCTCAAGAGCGCCTACCAGCCAGCCCTCTGCGCCACCCTTAA
- a CDS encoding RBBP9/YdeN family alpha/beta hydrolase: protein MARILIMHGWTNRRQEGVWQRKLASALRQQGHQVLYPQFPNTDAPVLEEWQELLLAELDLLAEAGAGETIVIGHSLGCVNWIQAAAEGKIKTPVDRLLLVAPADPGLLGEVKGLKVNLKKRQVVDAALASSASLTLVGSDLDPWLPDGVQATYGDPLGVHAVILEGVKHFSLTDGFSDWQGVLNWVNDPAADLRIR from the coding sequence ATGGCAAGAATTTTGATCATGCATGGCTGGACCAACCGCCGTCAAGAGGGCGTTTGGCAGCGCAAGTTGGCTAGTGCTCTGCGCCAGCAGGGTCACCAGGTGCTCTACCCGCAGTTTCCTAACACCGATGCCCCGGTGCTAGAGGAGTGGCAGGAGCTGCTACTGGCCGAGTTGGATTTGCTAGCTGAGGCTGGTGCTGGCGAGACCATCGTTATTGGACACTCGCTTGGCTGTGTCAACTGGATTCAGGCCGCCGCCGAGGGCAAAATCAAGACACCGGTAGACCGCTTGCTGCTGGTGGCGCCTGCCGACCCTGGCCTTCTGGGTGAAGTCAAAGGCCTCAAGGTAAATCTCAAAAAGCGCCAGGTGGTTGACGCCGCTTTGGCCTCCTCCGCATCTCTGACATTGGTCGGCAGTGACCTAGATCCTTGGCTTCCAGATGGTGTTCAGGCAACCTACGGAGACCCGCTTGGAGTGCACGCAGTGATTCTCGAGGGAGTAAAGCATTTCTCTCTTACCGATGGTTTTAGCGATTGGCAGGGCGTTCTCAACTGGGTTAATGACCCAGCCGCAGACCTACGTATTCGCTAG
- a CDS encoding Dyp-type peroxidase: MSKLSRRGFLAGASASAGAIVGASAGAWFGSDQAATAAELKAQTAVLKRKEKFTGPHQNGIEVELQTFTNFVAFDLAPGTDKAAALRWMTLLTDDIARLTQGDPTLADAQPQLVLGPARLTVTVGFGPSLFSKLGLESQMPESFKDLPAFKIDALKPEFSGGDVLLHISADDPIVLSHAVRRLITDSLTFASVRWSQQGFSNAQGVVPHGVRQRNLMGQVDGTDNPAFNTDDFNNLVWIQDGPSWIQGGTIMVFRRIAMQLNTWDQLGRTEKEQVIGRTLDTGAPLGKVNETDPIDFDARDKNGLKVIPDFAHIRRAHAHAPGERFFRRPFNYEVGVSADGNPDVGLLWTAYQRNLDTQFIPVQRRLEQFDLLNKWTTPIGSAVFAIAKGVQPGQVLAAELFA, encoded by the coding sequence TTGAGCAAATTATCTAGAAGAGGTTTTCTGGCCGGGGCTTCTGCTTCGGCAGGGGCAATCGTTGGCGCGTCTGCCGGCGCCTGGTTTGGTTCCGATCAGGCGGCAACGGCTGCCGAGCTCAAGGCCCAAACCGCTGTTCTAAAGCGCAAAGAAAAATTCACCGGCCCGCACCAAAACGGCATCGAAGTTGAATTACAAACTTTTACCAACTTTGTGGCTTTTGATCTGGCGCCCGGCACCGATAAAGCTGCGGCCCTGCGCTGGATGACCCTGCTCACCGATGATATTGCGCGGCTTACCCAGGGTGACCCAACCTTGGCAGACGCCCAACCGCAGCTGGTTCTAGGCCCGGCTCGACTAACCGTTACGGTTGGTTTTGGCCCTTCACTTTTCTCCAAACTTGGCCTTGAAAGTCAGATGCCAGAGTCATTCAAAGACCTGCCGGCGTTCAAGATTGATGCGCTCAAGCCAGAATTTAGCGGCGGAGATGTCTTGCTGCACATATCTGCTGATGACCCGATTGTGCTTTCGCACGCGGTTCGCCGGCTAATCACTGACAGCCTCACTTTTGCCTCGGTGCGTTGGTCTCAGCAGGGTTTTTCTAATGCTCAGGGCGTTGTTCCTCACGGTGTTCGCCAGCGTAATTTGATGGGTCAGGTTGACGGCACCGATAACCCGGCCTTCAACACCGATGACTTCAACAATTTGGTTTGGATACAAGACGGTCCAAGTTGGATTCAAGGCGGCACCATCATGGTCTTTAGGCGCATTGCGATGCAGCTGAATACCTGGGATCAACTTGGCCGCACTGAAAAAGAGCAGGTTATTGGCCGCACGCTTGACACCGGTGCTCCGCTTGGTAAGGTCAACGAAACTGACCCGATTGATTTTGATGCACGCGATAAGAATGGCCTAAAGGTAATTCCTGATTTTGCTCACATTCGTCGCGCTCACGCGCACGCTCCGGGCGAGCGTTTCTTTAGGCGCCCGTTCAACTATGAGGTTGGGGTTTCGGCCGACGGCAACCCTGATGTTGGTCTGCTTTGGACTGCCTACCAACGCAATCTGGATACCCAATTCATTCCGGTTCAGCGCCGCCTAGAGCAATTTGATCTACTGAATAAGTGGACCACCCCGATCGGTTCTGCTGTGTTTGCCATCGCCAAAGGTGTTCAGCCAGGGCAGGTTTTGGCCGCCGAACTATTCGCCTAA
- a CDS encoding copper chaperone PCu(A)C — protein MKKITAALAAALFLTTLTGCAAAETNTDQADVIVADGWVRIYEGTEAAGGMTGGFATITNNLDTEITLVGASSAVAMMAEVHEVAMVDGKMQMQAKDGGITIAPGETVTLEPGGLHVMLMGLKEPLVDGQEIPITLDFDGVEDVDVVWPGKTSLAGDEEYVSGE, from the coding sequence ATGAAGAAGATTACCGCGGCTCTTGCTGCTGCCCTATTTCTGACCACCCTGACCGGTTGCGCTGCGGCCGAGACCAACACCGATCAAGCGGATGTAATCGTTGCAGATGGCTGGGTGCGAATCTATGAGGGCACTGAGGCAGCCGGCGGTATGACCGGTGGTTTTGCAACCATCACCAACAACCTAGACACCGAAATCACGTTGGTTGGCGCCAGCTCTGCTGTGGCCATGATGGCTGAGGTGCACGAGGTTGCCATGGTTGATGGCAAGATGCAGATGCAGGCAAAAGACGGCGGAATCACAATTGCTCCGGGTGAGACAGTGACCCTTGAGCCGGGTGGCCTGCACGTGATGTTGATGGGTCTCAAGGAGCCACTTGTTGACGGTCAAGAGATTCCGATCACCCTCGATTTTGATGGCGTTGAAGACGTTGATGTGGTTTGGCCAGGCAAAACATCGCTGGCCGGCGATGAAGAATACGTTTCTGGCGAATAG